Proteins found in one Planococcus citri chromosome 2, ihPlaCitr1.1, whole genome shotgun sequence genomic segment:
- the LOC135835328 gene encoding beta-1,4-glucuronyltransferase 1-like → MPAIGHANNLIKVKVSCECNESHDDEFDDFEDNPRTTKKETQVFNPNDDLPSSIIVQNEDSTTRLIPFVFLSIFMIWFTITFLIIVNPPTSHCNAYCDKRQFDLSTANENGEKALYKLEKHFEKFNELTSLFGRYFNASPDRINFALQDASLWFIVYYMIEDDDITEQDKIFIKKNYFEYLRPEKYAEIKTATMRITSFIPKSLHQMLGIKQSYESKISNYGIAKYYAEKKRLEEPNQEVILSSSRTSPNDKYLMYDKVAYGEKYAVISKISEVTLTTQSSLDRLTSFGFSASKWTGPISLAVYVNEPNEYCAFKKFLRYLKRCKSDIYDRTCFSLATPKETDLIENKTLSQCYQESISCSSSVNDILNIQIKKSTDTSKQYPQGPGYPQNTMRNLAKYNSLTSYHLMLDIDIIPSPKMSASLDKFFKDKPVFKNGLVIPTYEISKKAKFPANKAELVNLKRKGQAQPFHKDVFALNQNATDFAKWEKIHDTFDDVKIVYDVPKFHLCYEPFFVEHRSGPFYNESFIGYGFTRSSHAYEMYMKNGNFQVLSPVFTVQLGLQKVKEWSPERQKENTSNLLIFQEFIANFNNHNQTINHPTHHAAFNGIYG, encoded by the exons attatCGTACAAAACGAAGACTCCACCACCCGGTTGATACCATTTGTATTCCTCTCCATTTTCATGATATGGTTCACGATAACATTCTTGATCATCGTAAATCCGCCGACATCACACTGCAACGCGTACTGCGACAAACGCCAGTTCGATTTGAGCACAGCGAACGAAAATGGCGAAAAAGCGTTATACAAGTTGGAAAAAcacttcgaaaaattcaacgaattgACTTCACTGTTTGGTCGCTACTTCAACGCATCACCCGATAGAATCAATTTCGCCCTGCAAGATGCCAGTTTATGGTTCATCGTTTACTATATGATAGAGGACGACGATATCACCGAGCAGGATAAGATATTCATAAAGAAAAACTACTTCGAATACCTGAGACCGGAAAAGTACGCGGAAATCAAAACGGCTACGATGAGGATCACCTCATTTATACCGAAAAGTCTGCATCAGATGTTGGGCATAAAACAAAGCTACGAGTCGAAAATAAGTAACTACGGTATCGCCAAGTATTACGCTGAGAAAAAACGTCTAGAGGAACCGAACCAAGAAGTTATTCTATCCAGTTCACGTACCAGCCCCAATGATAAGTATTTAATGTACGATAAAGTCGCCTATGGAGAAAAATACGCAGTTATTTCCAAAATCAGCGAAGTCACTTTGACCACTCAATCGTCTCTGGATAGATTAACCTCGTTTGGGTTTTCTGCCTCGAAATGGACCGGGCCTATTTCATTGGCTGTATATGTCAACGAACCTAACGAATACTGCGCCTTCAAAA aaTTCCTTCGATACTTGAAACGTTGCAAATCAGACATCTACGACCGGACATGTTTCAGTCTGGCAACTCCCAAAGAAACCGATCTCATCGAAAACAAAACCCTATCGCAATGTTACCAAGAATCAATCTCCTGCTCTTCATCGGTCAACGATATTCTCAACATCCAAATCAAGAAATCCACCGACACATCCAAGCAATACCCTCAAGGCCCCGGATACCCTCAAAATACAATGAGGAACTTGGCCAAATACAACTCGCTCACTTCGTATCATCTCATGTTAGACATCGATATCATCCCCTCTCCCAAAATGAGCGCCTCTTTGGATAAATTCTTCAAAGATAAACCAGTCTTTAAAAACGGACTCGTCATTCCAACCTACGAGATTTCCAAAAAAGCCAAATTTCCTGCCAACAAAGCCGAACTCGTGAATCTGAAACGTAAAGGACAAGCACAACCTTTCCATAAGGATGTATTCGCCTTGAACCAGAATGCTACAGATTTTGCCAA ATGGGAAAAGATACACGATACCTTTGACGATGTCAAGATTGTTTACGATGTTCCGAAATTTCATTTATGCTACGAGCCTTTCTTCGTCGAGCATCGCTCCGGACCATTTTATAATGAAAGTTTCATCGGATACGGTTTTACACGAAGTTCTCAC GCATACGAAATGTatatgaaaaatggaaacttcCAAGTACTCTCACCGGTATTCACCGTACAGCTGGGCCTTCAAAAGGTCAAAGAATGGTCACCCGAACGTCAAAAGGAAAACACTTCTAACCTCTTGATATTTCAAGAATTCATCGCTAATTTCAATAATCATAATCAAACAATCAATCATCCTACACATCACGCGGCGTTTAATGGAATTTACGGTTAA